The genomic window ATGGCCAGAGCGTGAACACAGCTGCTCAGCTCCTCCTTCAAAGCCTCGTTGACCAGACGGTGGCGCTGTAGCAGAGACAGACCCTGGAAGTGGGCGCTGACCACCAGGACCCGGAAGTGGGACTCGGACCCGGGGGGCACGGCGTGCATGTGACTTTCATTGTGGACCTCTAAGTGGTGTGGGTTCAGTGAAGTGGTCAGTTTGGCTCTGATGGCCCCCTCCACAGGGCGGCTGGGGTCCGGGTCCATACGGGCTGTGAACTGGGCCAGTGAGCGGCAGAAGGCTGGACAGGTGTGGGCGGGGCGAGCACAGCGGAGCACAGCGGACAGCATCAGGTGGTCTGTCTGCACACGCACCTGTCAACAAGCACACACACAGTGAGGTACTGATGAAAGGGTACTGTTAAATGGTACTGATGAAAGGGTACTGTTAAATGGTACTGTTTATGGTACTGTTTATGGTACTGTTGAAATGGTACTGTTAAATGGTACTGTTAAATGGTCCCTGTTTATGGTACTGATGAAAGGGTACTGTTAAATGGTACTGATGAAATGGTACTGGTAAATGGTACTGTTTATGGTACTGATGGAATGGTACTGTTGATATGGTACTGATGAAATGGTACTGTTAAATGGTACTGTTTATGGTACTGATGAAAGGGTACTGTTGATATGGTACTGATGAAATGGTAATGATGAAAGGGTACTGGTGAAATGGTACTGTTGAAAGGGTACTGTTGATATGGTACTGGTATATGGTACTGATGAAATGGTACTGTTGCTATGGTAATCATGAAATGGTACTGTTGATATGGTACTGATGAAATGGTACTGATGAAATGCTACTGGTAAATGGTACTGATGAAATGGTACTGAGAAATGGTACTGCTGATATGGTAATGATGAAATGGTCCTGTTGATATGGTACTAATGAAATAGTACTGTTGATACGGTATTGGTAAATGGTACTGATGAAATGGTACTGTTAAATGGTACTGTTAAAATGGTACTGTTAAATGGTACTGATGAAATGGTA from Sphaeramia orbicularis chromosome 16, fSphaOr1.1, whole genome shotgun sequence includes these protein-coding regions:
- the bola1 gene encoding bolA-like protein 1, coding for MLSAVLRCARPAHTCPAFCRSLAQFTARMDPDPSRPVEGAIRAKLTTSLNPHHLEVHNESHMHAVPPGSESHFRVLVVSAHFQGLSLLQRHRLVNEALKEELSSCVHALAIQAKTPEQWDQNPTLAKSPPCMGGSKGDHTVEEKLTAGRQ